From Chlamydiifrater volucris, one genomic window encodes:
- a CDS encoding AAA family ATPase codes for MKLFPTDRKKYKGLDVSFLLEDKNFIPIDIAFALRHAHDISSSQDLLFLCALSSVLRDGVSSFLVHRASISPSPRSISPSLFYQMFLSLPLTIKDSLFVQDNGILFFKPSFQEQSKLYEKLDVLASSKPLLQLPQPDKLSTLLTQEQKTVLANTISSCLTFICGGPGTGKSFLATHILETLASFDQVKKIAVGTPTGKAASLLRQNLSPFLFSKISVKTIHKLVHEISRDLIPHPDFILIDEGSMVTTGMLLSILKGIKGHRNPSNQSFSASLTILGDPNQLPPIGIGSGKPLREWIHKYEKNTFYLTEVKRTKNLLVQNISSSLLNKNPVPSQPLPELENAVNIITDLFLEKLSEKSPLSGDSPFCVLTPLRLGPWGSSNLNIHISRKIRQKNPLLPVPIIITDSFPSLDLYNGDVGILDPKTQRVFFAYRSSIPIKSIPKYSFNYALSIHKSQGSEFEQVLLLIPKGSEKFDLSLIYTGVTRAKRSVEIWADPTTWKLFFQKTEGQKLAAGG; via the coding sequence ATGAAATTATTCCCAACTGACAGAAAAAAGTATAAAGGTCTTGATGTCTCTTTCCTACTGGAAGACAAAAACTTCATCCCTATAGATATAGCTTTTGCTTTAAGACATGCGCATGATATTTCAAGCAGCCAAGATCTTTTGTTTTTGTGCGCTCTCTCATCTGTTCTAAGGGATGGCGTTTCCTCCTTCCTGGTTCATAGAGCATCTATTTCTCCTTCTCCTAGAAGTATCAGCCCTTCGCTATTTTACCAGATGTTTCTTTCCTTGCCTTTAACTATCAAAGATTCGCTCTTTGTCCAAGACAACGGCATTTTATTCTTTAAACCAAGTTTCCAAGAACAAAGCAAACTTTACGAGAAATTGGATGTTCTAGCCAGTTCTAAACCTTTGTTGCAGCTACCCCAACCTGACAAGCTTTCAACTTTGCTAACTCAAGAACAGAAAACTGTTCTTGCCAATACTATATCTTCTTGCCTCACTTTTATTTGTGGAGGTCCTGGAACAGGAAAAAGCTTTCTAGCTACCCATATTTTAGAAACTCTTGCATCATTCGACCAAGTAAAAAAGATCGCTGTTGGAACCCCAACCGGGAAAGCGGCTTCTCTTCTAAGACAAAATCTTTCCCCTTTTTTGTTCTCTAAAATTTCCGTAAAAACCATCCACAAGTTAGTTCATGAAATCAGCAGAGATCTCATTCCTCATCCTGATTTCATACTTATAGATGAAGGTTCCATGGTAACTACGGGAATGCTTTTAAGTATTTTAAAGGGAATCAAAGGGCACAGGAACCCCTCTAATCAGAGCTTTAGTGCTTCTCTCACTATTCTAGGAGATCCAAACCAACTTCCTCCTATAGGGATCGGATCAGGAAAACCCTTAAGAGAATGGATCCATAAGTATGAAAAAAACACTTTCTATTTAACAGAAGTTAAACGAACAAAAAATCTTCTCGTTCAAAACATATCTTCTTCACTTTTAAATAAAAATCCTGTACCCTCCCAGCCCCTTCCTGAATTAGAAAATGCTGTCAATATCATCACAGATCTTTTCCTTGAGAAACTGTCTGAGAAGTCTCCCCTTTCCGGCGATAGTCCTTTTTGTGTTCTAACTCCGCTAAGACTCGGTCCTTGGGGATCTTCTAATTTAAATATTCATATCTCGAGAAAAATCAGACAAAAGAACCCCCTTCTGCCGGTCCCTATTATAATTACAGATAGCTTTCCTTCTCTCGACTTATACAATGGAGACGTAGGAATATTGGATCCCAAGACTCAAAGAGTGTTCTTTGCTTACAGAAGCTCTATTCCTATAAAATCTATCCCTAAATACTCCTTTAACTATGCACTATCTATTCACAAAAGCCAAGGAAGCGAATTTGAACAGGTCCTATTGTTGATACCCAAAGGAAGTGAGAAATTCGACCTCTCTCTCATATATACAGGCGTGACGAGAGCAAAACGATCAGTAGAAATCTGGGCAGATCCCACAACCTGGAAGCTCTTTTTTCAAAAAACCGAAGGGCAAAAACTTGCGGCAGGAGGATAG
- a CDS encoding DUF1347 family protein has translation MKSTKVLYLFLILIFSCFIAGNGMFFLFSLYSNKKTSPSESTIRSSSRSFDPSSTENSVLSFTYSQGISLQNEQRYKEAEQCFSRIHQEFAKQKNNSFLSLQKEVLSRRILNTFYLNQANDLEKLVNIFIKDFPQSSFKSFFSALILAQKSYYKEALDQLTLWEQQKPKNKEFLEEKILSNQLLEDIKDCLKARCHIETHSYFEGRLILNKKIQELIKNDTSWNTEKYDALMLLMARSYLLEAEKIKGNKINYYETILFYLSKINTYQRQVFETFIPSELLLSLLIGDLPSFPPEKLTVLIKLLEIWKQNSLPPNPQQFVSLIEKTFEEENISNLFVFLSLLSQSESFSGYKAELILNLTNNLSHNIQKSDILQAKKFLSLIHRLDDSLSLSNRLVLSEEALQEMILENDPQNKKLRNYLSLWEEIQPYNIDRQALVNSLVSLAKTLWNQNDDEKALNILSELLKFTHYDIKCESAVLLFVKKAYSQAETSHEVERLLKLEDFVLKRHLPFRSNLSEEKLINFFADAEYLFAHGHYAKSALYCRWLIRVSPSSHFYRLLGLCLTKQKEYQQALECFNHLPPSEKINDTKVLRALTICQNHLPQDLLMDYKRSLHQKSSNEIIPN, from the coding sequence ATGAAGTCAACCAAAGTACTTTACTTGTTTCTAATACTGATATTTTCATGCTTCATAGCAGGTAATGGAATGTTTTTTCTTTTTTCTCTCTATTCTAACAAAAAAACTTCCCCCTCGGAATCCACGATCAGAAGCTCTTCTAGAAGCTTTGACCCCTCCTCGACGGAAAATAGCGTTCTGTCCTTTACATACTCGCAAGGAATCTCCCTACAAAACGAACAAAGATATAAAGAAGCAGAACAATGCTTTTCTCGAATACATCAAGAGTTCGCTAAACAAAAAAATAACTCTTTTCTTTCCTTACAAAAAGAAGTTCTCTCGAGAAGAATTCTAAACACATTTTATCTCAACCAAGCTAATGATCTAGAAAAATTGGTCAATATTTTTATTAAAGACTTTCCCCAGTCTAGTTTTAAGTCCTTCTTCTCAGCACTTATTCTCGCTCAAAAATCATATTACAAAGAAGCTTTAGATCAGCTTACCCTATGGGAACAACAAAAACCTAAAAATAAAGAATTTCTAGAAGAAAAAATTCTTTCAAATCAATTGTTAGAAGATATTAAGGACTGTTTGAAAGCTCGTTGTCATATAGAAACTCATTCTTATTTCGAAGGCAGATTGATTTTAAACAAAAAAATTCAAGAATTAATAAAAAACGATACTTCCTGGAATACGGAAAAATATGACGCTCTTATGCTCTTAATGGCCAGAAGCTATTTACTCGAGGCTGAAAAGATAAAGGGCAATAAAATAAACTATTACGAAACCATTCTTTTCTACCTGTCCAAAATTAACACCTACCAAAGGCAAGTTTTTGAAACTTTTATTCCTTCAGAACTCCTTCTATCCCTCCTCATCGGAGACTTACCCTCATTCCCACCAGAAAAATTAACGGTACTCATAAAACTGTTAGAAATATGGAAACAAAACTCCCTGCCGCCAAATCCACAACAGTTTGTCTCACTTATAGAAAAAACTTTTGAAGAAGAAAACATCTCCAACCTCTTCGTTTTCCTTTCGCTTCTTTCCCAATCAGAATCATTTTCCGGCTATAAGGCAGAACTTATTCTCAACCTAACCAACAACCTTTCTCATAACATTCAAAAATCAGATATTCTTCAAGCCAAGAAATTTCTTTCTCTTATCCACCGCCTCGATGACAGTCTTTCTTTGAGCAATAGACTAGTGCTCTCAGAAGAAGCCCTTCAAGAAATGATTCTGGAAAATGATCCGCAAAATAAAAAATTACGAAATTACCTGTCTCTATGGGAAGAAATTCAACCTTACAACATTGACAGACAAGCTCTTGTAAACTCTTTGGTATCTTTAGCAAAAACTCTTTGGAATCAAAATGATGACGAAAAAGCACTAAACATCCTTAGTGAACTTCTAAAATTTACCCATTATGACATAAAATGCGAAAGTGCTGTACTTTTGTTCGTAAAGAAGGCCTATTCTCAGGCAGAAACTTCTCACGAAGTAGAAAGGTTGCTAAAACTAGAAGATTTCGTATTGAAAAGACACCTCCCTTTCCGATCCAATCTGTCTGAGGAAAAACTCATTAACTTCTTTGCCGATGCGGAGTATTTATTTGCTCATGGGCACTATGCAAAATCAGCCTTATATTGCCGCTGGTTAATAAGAGTTTCCCCAAGCTCTCATTTTTACCGTCTGTTAGGGCTATGCTTAACTAAACAAAAAGAATACCAACAAGCTTTGGAATGTTTTAATCACCTTCCCCCAAGCGAAAAAATCAACGACACCAAGGTACTCAGAGCTTTAACAATATGCCAGAATCATTTGCCTCAAGACTTACTTATGGATTATAAGAGGAGTCTTCACCAGAAAAGTAGCAATGAAATTATTCCCAACTGA
- a CDS encoding response regulator transcription factor — MASTKTISLVSENLQLRSQLSALFKDTEGYEFSSTDTFPSNPTEGELILCEQSLLPLTFFSEGVGSKAKFYLWVLFRSFDEEKIIRVIHLGASDYLVSPYTAPTLKAKVEAFFLSTYKIVGVIPETLFFGEAFLDVLHHTISFPGKSPISLTPSESGILKQLLVNKGELCLRTDLLQEVKGNLETIIPRNVDVHIASLRKKLGRYGSWIVTIRGIGYKFAEGEEEPSFGRPQL, encoded by the coding sequence ATGGCCTCTACGAAGACAATCTCGCTAGTTTCAGAAAATCTGCAGTTGCGCTCTCAGTTGTCGGCGCTCTTCAAGGACACAGAGGGGTATGAATTTTCATCCACAGACACGTTTCCTTCTAATCCCACTGAAGGTGAATTAATTTTATGTGAACAGTCATTACTTCCTTTGACTTTTTTCTCTGAAGGAGTTGGGAGTAAGGCAAAATTTTACTTATGGGTTTTATTTCGCTCTTTTGATGAAGAGAAGATTATCAGGGTGATACACTTGGGTGCTAGTGATTATTTGGTCAGTCCATACACGGCGCCTACATTAAAAGCTAAAGTAGAAGCGTTTTTCCTAAGTACCTATAAAATTGTTGGGGTGATCCCCGAAACATTGTTCTTCGGGGAAGCCTTTTTAGATGTTTTGCATCACACGATTTCTTTTCCTGGAAAAAGTCCAATATCTCTTACCCCCTCTGAATCAGGAATTTTGAAACAATTGCTGGTCAATAAAGGGGAACTTTGTTTGCGAACAGATTTGCTTCAGGAGGTGAAAGGGAATCTTGAAACTATTATTCCGAGAAATGTTGATGTGCATATAGCTTCTTTGAGAAAGAAGTTGGGCAGATATGGTTCTTGGATTGTTACGATCAGGGGTATTGGGTACAAATTTGCTGAAGGTGAGGAAGAACCCTCTTTTGGGAGGCCTCAATTATAA
- a CDS encoding LpxA family transferase yields the protein MFFLTKNIFSQDGFPFSSLFEGAENVWDILDGYKMFAHSYTFKGIHGTVESGVFLKNEDKIEIEEGAYVESGAYIVGPCFLGAGTVVRHGAYLRGGVFAGRDCIIGHCTELKNVCFGYGVKAAHFAYVGDSVIASQVNLGAGVRCANFRLDGGDIVLRDGKKKISTGKRKVGAFIGKFVSVGCNVVINPGTIIADNMRILPGEVISGTVKG from the coding sequence ATGTTTTTTCTGACAAAAAATATTTTTTCGCAGGATGGGTTCCCTTTTTCGAGTTTGTTTGAGGGTGCTGAAAATGTTTGGGATATTTTGGATGGATATAAAATGTTTGCCCATTCATACACCTTTAAAGGCATTCATGGAACTGTAGAGTCTGGAGTTTTTCTTAAAAATGAGGACAAGATTGAAATAGAAGAAGGCGCTTACGTAGAGTCTGGTGCTTACATTGTTGGTCCTTGTTTTCTAGGAGCGGGAACTGTTGTCAGACACGGTGCCTACCTGAGAGGAGGGGTATTTGCTGGCAGAGATTGTATCATAGGACACTGCACAGAACTGAAGAACGTATGTTTTGGTTATGGTGTCAAGGCTGCTCATTTTGCATATGTCGGTGACTCAGTAATAGCATCTCAAGTAAATTTAGGAGCAGGAGTTAGGTGTGCTAACTTTCGTCTAGATGGGGGTGATATTGTGTTGCGAGACGGAAAAAAGAAAATTTCGACAGGAAAACGTAAGGTTGGGGCTTTTATAGGGAAATTTGTTTCCGTGGGTTGTAACGTGGTTATTAATCCTGGGACTATAATAGCGGACAACATGCGTATTTTGCCTGGGGAAGTTATATCTGGAACAGTTAAGGGGTAG
- a CDS encoding polyprenyl synthetase family protein, whose product MNLSVVNEVLSSYASDIEEVMRNSIQDFGPKGSGLREPIEYALFSGGKRVRPLIVLMVAKNLGKGYDVSDAAVAIEFVHTSTLIADDLPCMDDDAERRNRPTVHVAFTESKALLASYALISAAYERIRLNAHKLRVVEDPEYANEAYDKVLENVTYNTGAQGVIGGQYEDMFSLELDEDTVLSILHKKTGALFELSFVMGWLFGGGSLDGVDLIKDLSYQFGLLFQIGDDLLDFAQDSSKDEVCLNYAVLFGKERAREQINLCVKQISCLLKELSSRHEFQIKEFEMLVDFLASRLY is encoded by the coding sequence ATGAATCTTTCTGTAGTGAACGAAGTGTTGTCCTCGTATGCGTCGGATATTGAGGAGGTAATGAGAAATTCAATACAAGATTTTGGTCCAAAAGGGTCTGGGTTAAGGGAGCCTATAGAGTACGCGCTATTTTCTGGAGGGAAAAGGGTACGGCCCTTGATTGTATTGATGGTGGCTAAGAACCTTGGCAAGGGCTATGACGTTTCTGATGCGGCTGTAGCGATAGAGTTTGTTCATACTTCAACCTTGATTGCTGATGATCTGCCTTGTATGGATGATGATGCCGAAAGAAGAAATCGGCCAACTGTACATGTAGCTTTTACGGAAAGTAAAGCTTTGCTGGCTTCTTATGCGTTAATTTCTGCAGCTTACGAAAGGATTCGTTTAAATGCTCACAAATTGCGCGTTGTAGAGGATCCCGAATATGCTAATGAGGCTTACGATAAGGTGCTTGAAAATGTTACCTATAACACTGGTGCACAAGGTGTTATTGGTGGTCAGTATGAGGATATGTTTTCGTTGGAACTAGACGAAGATACAGTTCTCAGTATCTTACACAAGAAAACAGGCGCTTTGTTTGAGTTATCTTTTGTCATGGGATGGTTATTTGGTGGTGGAAGTTTAGACGGAGTAGATTTGATTAAGGATTTGTCATACCAGTTTGGATTGCTTTTTCAAATAGGTGACGACTTATTAGATTTTGCCCAGGATAGCTCGAAAGATGAAGTTTGCTTGAATTACGCTGTTCTTTTTGGAAAAGAACGTGCAAGAGAACAGATCAATTTATGCGTAAAACAAATAAGCTGTCTTTTAAAGGAGCTCAGCAGCAGACACGAATTCCAAATTAAAGAATTTGAAATGTTGGTAGATTTTTTAGCTTCTAGATTGTACTAG
- the recA gene encoding recombinase RecA — translation MNLPDRKKALEAAIAYIEKQYGSGSIMSLGKHSSINEISVIKTGALSLDLALGIRGVPKGRIIEIFGPESSGKTTLATHIVANAQKNGGVAAYIDAEHALDPNYASLIGVNINDLMISQPDCGEDALSIAELLARSGAVDVIVVDSVAALVPKSELEGDIGDIHVGLQARMMSQALRKLTATLSRTNTCAVFINQIREKIGVSFGNPETTTGGRALKFYSSIRLDIRRTGAIKGSDNSDIGNKIKVKVAKNKLAPPFRTAEFDILFNEGISSAGCILDLAVEHNIIEKKGSWFNYQDRKLGQGRESVREELKRNASLSSELEKKILVAVEKRANENPSPGLEISEGPKPTGTPTSSTSVKEQEPMTAESLV, via the coding sequence ATGAACTTACCAGATCGAAAAAAAGCTCTGGAAGCAGCCATTGCTTATATTGAAAAACAGTATGGCTCAGGCTCCATTATGAGCTTAGGTAAACACTCTTCTATTAATGAGATTTCCGTAATAAAAACAGGTGCTCTCTCCTTAGATTTGGCCCTGGGAATCCGAGGAGTGCCCAAAGGCAGGATCATTGAAATTTTTGGACCTGAATCTTCGGGAAAAACTACTTTAGCAACTCATATCGTGGCTAATGCACAAAAAAATGGTGGAGTTGCTGCTTACATCGATGCTGAACATGCCTTGGACCCTAATTATGCTTCCTTAATAGGGGTAAATATTAATGATTTAATGATTTCTCAACCAGATTGCGGAGAGGATGCCTTAAGCATTGCAGAGCTTTTAGCTCGTTCCGGAGCTGTTGATGTTATTGTTGTTGACTCAGTAGCAGCTTTGGTCCCCAAAAGCGAGTTAGAAGGAGATATCGGAGATATTCATGTGGGCTTACAAGCACGCATGATGTCACAGGCTCTGAGGAAACTCACGGCTACGCTTTCTCGGACCAATACCTGTGCTGTCTTCATTAACCAAATCAGAGAGAAAATTGGAGTCAGCTTTGGTAATCCAGAGACAACTACTGGGGGCCGAGCTTTAAAATTCTACTCCTCCATTCGTCTAGATATTCGTAGAACAGGAGCGATCAAAGGAAGTGACAACTCTGATATTGGAAACAAAATCAAGGTGAAGGTCGCTAAGAATAAACTAGCACCCCCTTTCCGAACAGCTGAATTCGATATATTGTTCAATGAAGGTATTTCTTCTGCAGGATGTATTTTGGATCTTGCTGTTGAACATAACATTATTGAAAAGAAAGGATCTTGGTTTAACTATCAAGACCGAAAGCTTGGACAAGGTAGGGAATCTGTCAGGGAGGAGTTAAAGCGCAATGCTTCTCTATCTAGCGAATTAGAAAAGAAAATCCTTGTAGCTGTAGAAAAACGAGCCAACGAGAACCCATCTCCGGGGTTAGAAATATCAGAGGGCCCCAAACCTACAGGAACCCCTACCTCCAGCACGTCAGTCAAGGAACAGGAACCCATGACGGCAGAATCTTTAGTTTAA
- a CDS encoding 5-formyltetrahydrofolate cyclo-ligase, which translates to MNINSLKDKQNTKILIRKQFLQIRKKLPATRRQQASKDLLAYISSIPKEAKVLSFSSIGSEIDTLLANLFLLERSQLFFPKHSKDNRLLVVRVSKSTDLTSISSLSKIPSNPIVSGHTITHILVPGIAFDIWGTRIGYGLGCYDRLLAQFPELISWGVCFKEQLSYEKLPNESHDVSVNNVLCF; encoded by the coding sequence ATGAACATAAATTCTTTGAAAGATAAGCAAAACACAAAAATTCTTATAAGAAAACAGTTCCTACAAATACGAAAAAAATTACCCGCAACTAGGAGACAACAAGCATCTAAAGATCTCCTGGCTTATATTTCTTCTATTCCCAAAGAAGCCAAAGTTCTGTCCTTCTCCTCTATCGGTTCTGAAATAGACACTCTGTTAGCCAATCTCTTCTTACTTGAACGTTCCCAACTATTTTTTCCTAAGCACTCAAAAGATAATCGTTTGCTTGTCGTTAGAGTCTCAAAATCAACAGATCTTACCTCTATCTCATCTTTGTCTAAAATTCCCTCTAATCCTATTGTCTCTGGCCATACCATTACCCATATTCTTGTTCCTGGTATTGCTTTCGATATCTGGGGGACACGAATAGGATATGGCTTGGGCTGTTACGACCGACTTCTAGCTCAATTTCCCGAACTTATTTCTTGGGGCGTGTGCTTCAAGGAACAGCTATCTTATGAAAAATTACCAAACGAAAGTCACGATGTTTCTGTAAACAATGTGTTATGCTTTTAA
- a CDS encoding toxin-antitoxin system YwqK family antitoxin gives MFNKFTLFFFLTFSFVLPQHFVEASSKKSSAISSNPYEKLVLVSINIIDRNGLSETISSKERLKKYAKIDFLQPQPYKQVSRMYKNKQGELVSCLTSYHENGQLKQYLECLNNRANGRYREWFANGKIKIQATVIGGIADLHPSAESGWLFHGPTLAYNDDGLLIASILYEKGVLEGESVYFHDNGSVWKKCPYHKGLADGEFTVFSPEGILIKTSFFVNGKKDGVFMRYANSSPQKILSREEYKNDRLFSGAYYDDNGELLTAITEGHGLRTLYGKTSPIEIREYHEGICQGRVEILDPSSSQVVRSYNLINDMKEGEEIIYHPNSETPKLLMTWHQGVLQGPVKTWYQNGALESSKELVNNKKSGLCTFRYPNGKVMATEEYDRDLLVKGEYFRPEDKTPYSKVDKGYGTAVFFSPSGSELQKIWYQDGKPSLQQ, from the coding sequence ATGTTCAATAAATTTACTCTCTTTTTTTTCCTAACCTTCTCCTTTGTTCTTCCTCAACATTTTGTAGAAGCTTCTAGTAAAAAATCCTCCGCAATCTCCTCTAACCCCTATGAAAAACTTGTTCTTGTAAGCATTAATATCATCGATCGCAATGGGTTGTCTGAAACCATTAGTTCCAAGGAGCGTTTAAAAAAATATGCAAAAATAGACTTTTTGCAACCCCAACCTTACAAACAAGTCTCTCGCATGTACAAGAATAAACAAGGCGAATTAGTTTCTTGTTTAACCTCTTACCACGAAAACGGACAACTGAAACAGTACTTAGAGTGTCTGAACAACAGAGCTAACGGGCGCTATCGAGAGTGGTTCGCTAATGGGAAAATTAAAATCCAAGCAACAGTTATTGGAGGTATCGCAGATCTTCATCCTTCAGCAGAATCTGGGTGGTTGTTTCACGGTCCCACTTTAGCTTACAACGACGATGGACTCTTGATAGCTTCTATCCTTTACGAAAAAGGTGTCTTAGAGGGAGAGTCTGTGTATTTCCATGATAATGGCTCAGTCTGGAAGAAATGTCCCTATCATAAGGGCTTGGCCGATGGTGAATTTACCGTATTCTCCCCAGAAGGGATACTTATTAAAACATCCTTTTTCGTTAACGGCAAAAAGGACGGTGTGTTTATGCGTTACGCTAACTCTTCTCCCCAAAAGATTTTGTCTCGAGAAGAATACAAAAATGACAGACTATTCTCAGGAGCTTATTATGACGATAATGGAGAATTACTAACCGCAATCACCGAGGGTCACGGCCTCCGCACCCTCTATGGAAAAACTTCTCCCATAGAGATTCGGGAGTATCATGAGGGTATTTGTCAAGGTCGAGTGGAAATCCTTGATCCTTCCTCATCACAAGTTGTCAGATCCTATAATCTAATCAATGATATGAAAGAAGGTGAAGAAATTATTTACCACCCAAACTCAGAAACTCCTAAACTTCTAATGACCTGGCACCAAGGTGTTTTACAAGGTCCAGTAAAAACTTGGTATCAAAATGGAGCTTTGGAAAGCAGTAAAGAATTGGTAAACAACAAAAAATCTGGACTTTGCACCTTCCGTTATCCTAATGGGAAGGTTATGGCTACCGAAGAGTATGACAGGGACCTTCTAGTTAAAGGTGAATACTTCCGTCCAGAAGACAAAACTCCTTATTCAAAAGTAGATAAAGGCTACGGAACAGCTGTTTTCTTTTCCCCATCAGGGAGTGAACTACAAAAAATTTGGTACCAAGATGGTAAGCCCTCCCTTCAACAGTAG
- a CDS encoding YggT family protein, whose amino-acid sequence MISYFVRTFVNVYSFLILIYILASWFPEWQRTKWYDTILRLVAPYLNVFKKFIPTIGFIDISPMVALICLELLPIVVLKIIYFFVEKVFQSPWILRYI is encoded by the coding sequence ATGATATCCTATTTTGTAAGAACATTTGTTAATGTCTACAGCTTTTTAATTTTGATTTACATTTTAGCTTCTTGGTTTCCTGAATGGCAACGAACTAAATGGTACGACACAATACTTCGACTGGTGGCCCCCTATCTTAATGTTTTTAAAAAATTTATTCCTACCATAGGTTTCATAGATATCAGTCCTATGGTTGCCCTGATTTGTTTGGAACTCCTTCCTATCGTAGTTCTTAAAATTATTTATTTTTTTGTTGAAAAAGTGTTTCAGTCCCCGTGGATACTAAGATATATTTAA
- the dusB gene encoding tRNA dihydrouridine synthase DusB has translation MDTKIYLKNLLLDSPIVYAPLAGFSDFPYRQMAVPYGPALMFCEMTKVEGILWSPQRTLKLLEFSEDMRPIGGQICGSNPFLAAEAARVIESLGFDLIDLNCGCPTDKITKDGSGSGMLKDPIGLGKVVEAIVQSTSLPVTVKIRSGWDFENINVEEVVSVVRESGADAVFVHGRTRSQGYVGPANRDFIRRAKAVAGTMKVFGNGDIFSPESAKDMLEATQCDGILVARGTMGAPWIAKQIREYLETGTYHVPSFLERKEAFLLHLRYVEEYYSSEAKLLTETRKLCGHYLVSSENVRFLRAALGKAKTREEIYSSIERYCEEYCRDEI, from the coding sequence GTGGATACTAAGATATATTTAAAAAACCTTTTACTAGATTCCCCCATTGTTTATGCCCCCCTAGCGGGCTTCTCGGACTTTCCCTATCGCCAGATGGCTGTTCCCTATGGTCCTGCTTTGATGTTTTGTGAAATGACTAAAGTGGAGGGGATTCTGTGGTCGCCTCAACGTACATTGAAATTATTAGAATTTTCGGAAGATATGCGGCCGATAGGAGGACAGATCTGTGGCAGTAATCCTTTTCTAGCAGCAGAAGCTGCTAGAGTTATAGAAAGTTTAGGCTTTGACCTTATAGACTTAAATTGTGGATGTCCTACTGATAAAATTACTAAAGACGGAAGTGGGTCCGGAATGCTCAAAGATCCTATAGGACTTGGGAAAGTAGTAGAGGCTATAGTTCAGTCTACATCTTTACCCGTAACAGTCAAGATCCGTTCAGGATGGGATTTCGAAAACATAAATGTTGAGGAAGTTGTCAGTGTTGTTCGTGAGTCTGGTGCAGATGCTGTTTTTGTCCATGGTAGAACTCGATCACAAGGGTATGTAGGCCCTGCCAACAGAGATTTCATTAGAAGGGCTAAGGCTGTCGCGGGAACTATGAAAGTCTTTGGTAATGGTGATATTTTCTCCCCAGAATCAGCGAAAGATATGTTGGAAGCTACGCAATGTGACGGAATTCTCGTTGCCAGAGGTACTATGGGAGCTCCTTGGATTGCAAAACAAATCAGAGAATATTTAGAAACAGGCACCTACCATGTGCCTTCGTTTTTAGAAAGGAAGGAAGCGTTTCTTTTACACCTACGTTACGTGGAGGAGTATTACTCAAGCGAAGCAAAGCTTCTGACTGAAACCAGAAAACTATGTGGGCATTATCTTGTTTCATCAGAAAATGTTCGATTTTTACGTGCAGCTCTGGGTAAAGCAAAAACTAGAGAAGAAATCTACTCCTCCATAGAGCGCTATTGCGAGGAGTATTGCAGGGATGAAATTTAA